The DNA segment AGGCGAGGGCTGTAAAAAAAGTAAACGGGATGATCCCTATCAGAAAGGCATGAGTCAATGAATCGAGAAAGGTGGCCAGGTTCCACCTTTCAGCCGGTGGTTCTAGCAGAAAAGCTGCCAGGTAGATAACCAGTCCAAGGCCCAGAAGGATCAATAAAATTGAGGTAACTTCTTTTAAGAAGGTCCATTTGCTTTTGTCAGAGAAAATCCCTGTGTGTTTGATGAGATTGACAAAGCCAAAAACAGCCGCAGCAGCGATCAGGCAGTATATGGCCATGGTCGCTGTATAGCTTAGGCCCATAGATTCGTGGGTGCTTAAGGGTTTGTAGAGAACGACAAAAATGAAAAAGAACAGGGCAATGATCAAGCTTCCGGTCAGAGGCTTCCTGAGGATATAATTTTGTGGAAATTCATTTGTGAGCCAGGTATGGAAAAGTTTGTTCATTGCTTACTGGTTGTATTATAAGGATGCTTAAAAAGTAATTGTATAACCGAAAAAATCAATATTTAAATAAATTCAAAATATTTTCCTATATACTTCTCTCATTCAGTTTTTATACTTTCAGCTTAGATTTCATGATGCGGGTTAACTGCAATATTATTTCATCAATTATATCCATCTATTGATTTATTATACAAAGACCTATTTTATGGAGTAATCAATTTGTGTCCTTCGTTTATAATTATTGGTTTCAAAACATAACCTTCCATGAACTATTGCAGGATGAATATTTACTTTCCTGGCAAAGTTTTTAATTTTTACATCAGTAAAATTACTGGTATGATAAAAAAATTGATTCCATTTGTCTTGAGGAATCAGACTTTCCTGTGCAAATTTATTTGCCTCGTTCTCCTCATCTTTCTTTCTGGTTTGAGATATTAAATCTTCTTTAAGATCGATAAATTCTGCTTTTCTATCTGTCAACAGATGTTTAAAAATGTGTCCCAACTCATGAAAAAGCGTAAAAGTAAAATTATCTATGCGTTTGTGGCGCAAGGTCATACCTATTGCCGGATTTTGTCTTCTCCAAAAACTGATGCCATCAACAGGGGTTTTCTCCCCTTTCTCCTGGTATATCATTACAATTCCAAAGGATAATAAGGTTTCTTTAATCCTTTGTTGGGTATTCCAATTCTCATTAATAATATCAATCAGTTTTTTGATCAGTTTTTTTCTTTTTTCTTTGTTAAAGGTATCGACCTTTTCCTTTTTTGCTCTGTATTCTACAAGCTTCACCCAACCAATTAAATTCACA comes from the Bacteroidales bacterium genome and includes:
- a CDS encoding HigA family addiction module antidote protein gives rise to the protein MKTSNTINELTPEQAFHPGEDLKDELEARNISQAELAGKLGMKRSQINEIIKGKRNITADVAILLEKVLGIDADYWINAQKQYELDKAKVNKKLQKRENAIEEWDKYKDKIAVKFLRKQKYLTGDPLEDIQSVKNIYNIYKLNELDDIYSQPRFSRFRKSEKLNVNPVNLIGWVKLVEYRAKKEKVDTFNKEKRKKLIKKLIDIINENWNTQQRIKETLLSFGIVMIYQEKGEKTPVDGISFWRRQNPAIGMTLRHKRIDNFTFTLFHELGHIFKHLLTDRKAEFIDLKEDLISQTRKKDEENEANKFAQESLIPQDKWNQFFYHTSNFTDVKIKNFARKVNIHPAIVHGRLCFETNNYKRRTQIDYSIK
- a CDS encoding LytTR family transcriptional regulator DNA-binding domain-containing protein, yielding MNKLFHTWLTNEFPQNYILRKPLTGSLIIALFFFIFVVLYKPLSTHESMGLSYTATMAIYCLIAAAAVFGFVNLIKHTGIFSDKSKWTFLKEVTSILLILLGLGLVIYLAAFLLEPPAERWNLATFLDSLTHAFLIGIIPFTFFTALAYHHWLNQHTYTYRTSPEGDAEAFPEEEMIHIQSRLKKEKLSFYPSQFLYAESDSNYVNFYLTLEEQVKKKVIRNSIGDIEEQLANIPYIFRTHRAFLVNLKKIRQKKGNASGYRLKLENTEASISVARQKVKAFNDQIDRYHS